The DNA region TCGCATGTATCGACACTCGACATCACAGAGGTTGCCATGCCTCTGACAACTCACCACGCAGATAACAACGATAAAAACTCAAGTGTATCGACACTCGACGTCGTAGAGATTGGCATATCTCTAACAACTCACCATGTAGAAACAACATCAATAAAAAATCACGTGTATCGACACTCGACAACACGACGTTAGCATATGTCTAAGAACTCGTCATGCAGAAACAACAACTATCAACTCATATTTATCAGCACTCCTTAGCAGGATATTAGCATACATATAGAAACAACAATAGTAGGGACGGGTGGAAGCAGCACCACCAACTCTTATGGCATCATAAACCCTTcagaaaaattccaaaaaaaaaacctttagaaaaaaaaattgaaaagagaGCAATCCCTCCACCTCTTCAGTCTTCCCTCCCCATGTGCGTGAAACAGCACCACCTCACACTCCCTCTTTAAATATCCCACCACTTCCCTCTTCCCCACCACCACCAGTCCACCGCCTCCGACTCCTCACTCTGCTTCACCAAAACCCCAACCGGATCAACAAGCGGAAGCGCAGCGGCGGCGCGATGCTGGAGGCGGCGATCCCCGCGCTGTGGACCTCCGTCCACGGGTTTTTCACGCCGGCGGTGCTCTTCATCGTCCTCAACATCGTCATCGGCACCATCGCCGTCACCTCCAAGGTTGGCGCGCCGGCGAGCGCCGTCTCCGAGGGAGAAGGCGCTGCTGCGGCTGCGGGTGGAGCTCGCGCAGGAGGGGAGCAGCTACGGAGGTTGTCCCGCGTGCCTTCGATGGCGTTCGAACGGCTCCGGTCGTTCAACCTGTCCCGCTTCGCCGCCCCCGCGCCCGAGCCCGCGGTGGCTGGGGTGATGGATCTGGGGTACGAGCAGCCCGCGCTGCCGGTGGAGAAGCAGGACAAGGAGGTCGAGGTCGAGCGGGAGCACGAGCACACGCACATGGAGAGGAGCAGAtcggagacggcggcggaggcggagctgCCGCGGCTGCCAGCGAGGCTGCACAAGTCGGCCAGCGAGAAGTCGGCGTTCGCGCACTTCGAGgccgaggaggtggaggaggccgtCCAGGCGGTGGAGGCGAGGCGGCCCGCGACGACCAGGGAGGGGGCGGCGCGCCGCGGCCGGCGGCTCCCCGACCCCGTGGCGGAcacatcggagtcggagtcggagccggaggaggaggccgccgctgCCGGTGGCGGCGAGGTGGACGCGCGCGCGGACGACTTCATCAACAGGTTCCATCACCAGCTGAAGCTGCAGCGCATGGCCTCCATCCTGCGCTACAGGGAGACGATCCGTCGCGGccatgcggcggcggcggcggcggcggcggggggcgTGTAGGTGCCAATCCGAGCAGACCGAGGGAGCTAGATGCAAGACGGCAAGAGCGAACCGAGGGTGGGTAAAAGTACAAGAAGaatagaagagaagagaagagaagagattgGGGGATTAGGAGGAGGTGATGGTAATTCCGTTCCCCCTTTCGTTCTCGTTTTCCGTTGATGCTAGTATATCGTAGCTTCATGCGACATCGCATCATGTGAATTATCGCAGTTTGATAAAAGGGATCCGTAGCTAAGTTGCTGTACATTTGCTGCTCTGTTTTCACCAACCCTTTGCAAATGTTTGCCAGTATCGCATCATCTAAAGTGAGCACACTCTGATTGTATGTTCTCGCTTTTGCTAATGGTGATCGCAAGGCTTAGCAAAACTAATCAGGTTCAAGGGTGTGATGCCTGTTTCTGTTTGGGGCAGAGGAATTCTGGAGCAATGCCTCTTTTCATTAATCGCGACACATCCATCCGGTGCTGTCCCCGTCGTGTTTGGTCGCTTTCCCCCTCTTCTTTAATCGGCCTCGCCTCGGCGCTttcctcgtcgtcgtcttcgCATGGCCGCATTGGCGGCACGGCACCTGCTCACTTAATCGGCCGACAACAGGGCTGAGCGGCGCTTGGCACGGGCATATATAAAAGGAACAATTGCAAAGAAACCGCTATATAAAAACTTGTGATTCTGGCAGCAGCTCGTTTCATGCTGGTTGCGCTATTGTATTGTATTTCCATCAGCTGGTGGCGTGGCAGTTGCAAAGGGTTTGTTTGGTTCCTCGACGGCGAGTTTTCGTAGAGCCGTAAGCAGAGTTATTTTTGTTGCTTATATTTATCTGTATAAGCCGATATGAGTTTTTATTTGACTCATTGAATCTGTGACCTGTATCTGTCGGGTTATGTCACGGAGTGAGGCTTGAAAGGTTGAGATGCATATTTATATCTGTCCAATTAGGCCATATAATGAGGCTTGAAAAGATTAGATTGTATATGTCGAATCAGATTGTAACAATAGATATAGACAACTAAATGAGTTTTTCTATTCTACGGATCTACTGGATTAGGATAGGAGAGATCCGgagaacaagaaaaataattctcaAATAAGGTCTGTAATTTGGCAACATAGCTCTGTAATTTGGCAATATTTAAAAAACTAGGTAAATTGGCGCGTCTACGTCacgcttgtttttttttcacaaagtataacaaaaaagactaaaaaattagctCACCAATTTTGGggatctcaatatttatttataaatttattaatatttaacacattcatttaattatagagaaaatagtgGTATTTTcatgtatgcacataattttaacatgtagacgacagtaatacaaacctaattaaatttgtttaattttttttgaattttagatattttcctatatattttagattattttaaccgatttatcaatataactattattactttcgCTAATTTTCTGGAATTTTGCAAAAGAACATTATATGTACATacacatatgtatgtgtatatatatgtatacatgcacgTACGTGCATGtacatatatgcatgcacatacttatctatatatatgtacCTACATATGTGTAGGGTCCACataaacagtagctacagtatTTATCCTGGAATTGCTCCGAATCTTGgtcctttaatatatgtaatagataaCTAAATAACAATGAATTTCGCATATAATTCCGGCCTGATCCGTACTAACGTGTGTTCGAAACAGGACATGCAAAATAGTTTTGCAGCAAACTTGAGGCTGATCCATCCATACCACAAGGTGGTTCTTCTGTCGCTGTGCTTGCGTGTGAATGTGATAGATAGACGCGCTTGTCTCTGCTCGGCCCCCAATGTGCGGTGCACATGCGATGCGAGCTCTGGATAGCATCGGATTCTCTGGGCGGAGCAAAACTAAATGGGATGATGAcgaaaccttttttttttctttctttctttcttttgactAAAGTGGCGCCTTTTGATGATATGATTGGTTGGATCTTCGTAGGCGCATGGTGATGGGAAATTTGGAATGGAAAGGTTGAATGAACATCAAGGGAGGATAACCACAAGACTTGCACAAGATCTTTGTATCAAGCATGAAATTCCTGCCGGCATGCTCTTCACTTGTTTCTGGGACCAGTAACTACATACGTATTTCACTCACATAAAATTAATCTAAAATATAGTAATtaaaataagtaaaaaaataataatataataaaagaGAGATTTGTATACACAAAATTCATAATATAATCATGTATTTTAAGAGGGAGTAGAATGACGAGTATCTGAACAGGAGGGTGGAAGGAATAATATCGTTGAAAGTTGACTGTTGTAGCAATGCTGTGAGGATTAAGATAGTGACCGATTTGTAAGAGGATTAAAATAATACTCGTATAGTATCTTGATGTAAAGACAAAGTGACGGAGGTTACCTCTATAATAAACGGCGGTGGAGGCGATACGCGGATGGTGACACACTCTCTCTAGAAAGTTAGTGCTTTAAGTGAAGTACGAGAGGCGGCGTACCTTCTGGAGAAATTCGACAATAAATGTATAGAAGGAAAACATTTGACATCTAGTTATTAAAGGCAAATAATaagagattgaatgtatttttaaaatgtatCAAAGATAAATATTGAACATCTAGGTATAGAAGGTAAATAGTAAaaaattaaatgtatttttagaaggagaaacaaaattcaactttgCATGTTGACCATTTGATAACTCAGATGGACGGTGCAGATCCATCAAATGTGTCACACCTCATGTATTTTATATGGATATAGATATTGATATTGATAAATTCTTAGACCACCTCCAACCGATTCTTGTCAGGGTCCAGAATCCTTttcccttcagcgttccaacgaTTTCCCTTTACGGTTTTCGTTATGAAGAGATTCCCAAGGTTATTTCCTTTAGGACgggtgtcggagagtgaactcctgtcgcagggatcccgagagacccctttttagagattcggccggggggatgatcctagaaaagcttgcacgggaaatgagcggaaaaggaaataaaatgcgatggcttgcggggacaccgggtttttggacaggttcgggccgcgcggaggcgtaacaccctactcctgtatgagtgttatatctatccttgaaggagatccttcaagggtatatctggttctcgagggagagctgtttacaaagagcaggaggctcttatgttctagctagctggtttcttgattgtcttgtgatcgggggtggtgatttcttgttcttcgactgacctcttgtttttctcttgtcctcctcttttcgttgttcgtctctctctcttgtctagcgtcctccttcctttccttttatagatgcgccgacctcgacatatcctgaatgggaaagaggggatgccaatgcccaggtgccacggagaaaggcctaatcatctcattttggtgaagtgacaggggcggtggaggaaggcggcgcgcattcgaccactagccgctgcggaagcttcggggtgccacaaaaaaaaggcccaccggacagcctcagaggtgcccggtgcgcccactctgtcttgttctcctgccagggcagggtggcaggccgagtgcttcgattctggtaacgttatcccgaggtgcgcaagtggaaacgggacgggacccgtgcatttaatgaacccacgccccccagccagggcatggccgggtctgacactggggcgtgggcagccgagaatgtcaggatgtcagaatgccaggccacgcgcgcctattaaatgcggcatcgggcccttgactggatgacactctggcgacggggccctttgagtcttcgaacgatcttgcgcgaaccttctggggaccgagtccccgcgggctgccacgtgcagccccgagcaccctctcccgagcactttagagggaccttcggggcaccgagtcctcgggggctgccacgcgcagccccgagcaccctctcccgagtacttcagtgagaccttcggggcaccgagtcctcgcgggttgccacgtgcagccccgagcaccctctcccgagtacttgagtgagaccttcggggcaccgagtcctcgcgggctgccacgtgcagccccgagcaccctctcccgagcactttagagggaccttcggggcaccgagtcctcgggggctgccacgcgcagccccgagcaccctctcccgagtacttgagtgagaccttcggggcaccgagtcctcgcgggctgccacgtgcagccccgagcaccctctcccgagtacttgagtgagaccttcggggcaccgagtcctcgcgggctgccacgtgcagccccgagcaccctctcccgagcactttagagggaccttcggggcaccgagtcctcgggggctgccacgcgcagccccgagctccctctcccgagtctctgcttttaccttgcagggtggtgatatgtggtgggcggccggtttggcctcgggacttagggacccctggttctaaatacaccgacagtagcccccgggcccgtttggcagccgatgggacagagactgcgaatgggcccttcgtcgcgaccgaggtcaaggcgggccgaatgccacgcggcaagctttccggaggtggcccctgcggtttctagacatcaagcagaccccaacgggcaaatgagtggacgcgtgtccatacaacttccgaggggtgtgataatcatacgggcggcccgtgcggttgccgcgcagatcgaggaaaatacgcctggcaaaatgctgacatcgcgcgatcggcgggagattcgcctgtcagttgcgtcgatcgaggcgacacttcgccgagcgaaccgtcggggcggcagtttttgaattttgagatataaaaggggggaaggatcggtccgttccctttTTTCACGCTCCCTCGCACTCGCGCTTCTGCTTCTTTCGTGCTTctacttttctctctccttccacCGAAAACCACCCTCTTCTCCGACGAGATGTCGAAGGTTGGAGGGGGACGCCGGGATCGGGCTCCGATCAGcgttttgccggagtctcgcctgaggaatgaggaggcggcggacaaaattaggaagctgctggtgccggagggtcaggaaggcgcTGTGGCGGTGAAGCCGgcaactctgacgccggcgacgaccgttcccggacgaacggtcctcttcacctccttcgtggcggcggggctggtgccgccgttctccgcattcttcatgcaagtgctggagacttaCGGCATCCAGATggcgcacctgagccccaactccgtcgtggcgctggcggtcttcgcccatctctgcgaaatgttcgtgggggtggtgccgtcggcgacgctgcttcgccatttcttcgtccttcgaccggtggggaagaagagggggcactccacggcggatgttgcggggtgctgcaaccttcggcttcgggaaggcctgggggaccaatatatcccccaggtggtgcgcagcaagtgggaggagtggcgacgggactggttcttcgtcgacaccgacccccacgagcggctcg from Phragmites australis chromosome 8, lpPhrAust1.1, whole genome shotgun sequence includes:
- the LOC133926913 gene encoding pathogen-associated molecular patterns-induced protein A70-like; amino-acid sequence: MLEAAIPALWTSVHGFFTPAVLFIVLNIVIGTIAVTSKVGAPASAVSEGEGAAAAAGGARAGGEQLRRLSRVPSMAFERLRSFNLSRFAAPAPEPAVAGVMDLGYEQPALPVEKQDKEVEVEREHEHTHMERSRSETAAEAELPRLPARLHKSASEKSAFAHFEAEEVEEAVQAVEARRPATTREGAARRGRRLPDPVADTSESESEPEEEAAAAGGGEVDARADDFINRFHHQLKLQRMASILRYRETIRRGHAAAAAAAAGGV